From Aptenodytes patagonicus chromosome 1, bAptPat1.pri.cur, whole genome shotgun sequence, one genomic window encodes:
- the CTC1 gene encoding CST complex subunit CTC1 isoform X2: protein MNLKNGLIKDKLLHFELEWLESLFVFPSWSYIPQTDQSAAGYVEILVDPVLVNLPKEVPDSIPVTYPALAEPLLTSRVPCKKRSKLTVAGELARLGPLLCIHHKTSFFLFLKCFTSAVWVPVLVQKPNQLVWHHILQLGHRYTITDLSKSSLKKSGQRIFVTGVSSCLLPYRAEQVREQPLDSAWQEESSQSYSLETAEQLSDSLELGVEEERPGSTKESKIISYVGTVTKILNVQAGLFLLDNKVCLCLAYQQLLNSARGLRPGACVELIDVHLLQKPLVSFPFIVLGACLSSTVVLKSFSRLSTPYQPPASSGNLYLELLFRYNLGMPLYLWLVSLLETFEERFSCCFGRRRLLLSSTHRKPGAAEKFLVPILQAVVPDREDARDIYNEILAKIHQCPLQKCLTLNPPCQALSLSAVCRVAEEKSWEGFSPSQLLSPLEAQHMGTQELNRRLAWSYCTFSAGSFQPRLILLGVLRASSRSSSLQLLDKSSTLPCVISHKDGSPFAHTALIGSLLQVENYQLVVERFLQTDFPSWEQLANLEHVREKKTSVYVQFYFEDVQVLHATEGQIQKGLRNGNGSSLRKKDHGSLTSELEIPEAKMLKLEDPKSDTHRDENCQKGQSSTRRTSCVSRLFLVTQKEGLTLRNYQLPREEDGEGWELQRSFQATVLWLGRPRLWSHSRESGNLPELEETSCDGEESVTQQEALLLFMGKSLRWFPLLHLNGLYRFIVPHCSNLEVFDKLCSPPVPAKFLRTSSCPLCLPVQDTWHLQHETWISCLTEHQLAARLVLRGMDQRIYSIPEVLSNSFTGSLVSFSGEIVERTLCASPRNEKPSVTLGLQKQKGSPLASDHSVKLSISVAPGSPVVVDVYIAATYLQRLWGLLPGARIFFQNLERKISRFHNVYCTYIASSCVSIVSLPASHLPFPSSPAGEASSRSLVFLSNLQPHLQHLPQARILCHVSCVLTLSLQWVCSLCSSIFKEGRCTRHSPPCPSHTGVRQASARVLVEDGTGEALVLCRNQHVAAMLGLSLLEWEALQNCVQSRGRVSIQDGEATGTGCVEEPEDLVACYLRSLCRSPLICRPILLDFSLDRKPSKILQPAPLQLRNFRCGEVEFVSQVGPQLRLLCLNVEEVEQEALSYLNSERIRRTSNHCQVGATA, encoded by the exons ATGAATTTAAAGAATGGGCTCATCAAGGACAAG CTCCTGCATTTTGAACTTGAGTGGCTGGAATCACTGTTCGTCTTCCCAAGCTGGTCATATATACCACAGACAGACCAGAGCGCAGCAGGGTACGTGGAAATCCTGGTGGATCCAGTGCTGGTAAATCTCCCAAAGGAAGTACCTGACAGCATTCCAGTCACCTACCCAGCATTAGCCGAGCCACTGCTTACCTCCAG GGTTCCATGTAAGAAAAGATCAAAGCTCACTGTGGCAGGTGAATTGGCCAGACTGGGGCCCCTCCTTTGTATTCATCACAAGACATccttctttctgtttctgaagtgctTCACCTCAGCTGTTTGGGTCCCTGTGCTGGTGCAG AAGCCCAACCAGCTGGTGTGGCATCATATCCTTCAGTTGGGTCACAGGTACACAATAACGGACTTGAGTAAGTCCAGCCTGAAGAAATCTGGACAAAGGATCTTTGTCACTGGTGTTTCTTCCTGCCTTCTGCCCTATCGTGCAGAGCAGGTGAGGGAGCAGCCACTGGACAGTGCTTGGCAAGAAGAATCCTCTCAGTCTTACTCCCTTGAGACTGCTGAGCAGCTTAGTGATTCCTTGGAGCTGGGAGTTGAAGAGGAGAGGCCAGGATCAACCAAAGAGTCCAAGATCATCTCATATGTG GGAACTGTCACCAAAATACTCAATGTCCAAGCTGGTCTCTTTTTACTGGATAACAAAGTCTGTTTGTGCCTTGCTTACCAGCAGTTGTTGAACTCTGCACGTGGACTCCGACCAGGAGCATGTGTGGAG CTCATCGATGTCCACCTCCTGCAGAAGCCGCTGGTATCCTTCCCTTTCATTGTACTTGGTGCTTGCCTGAGCAGCACTGTTGTGCTGAAGAGTTTTTCAAGGCTCAGCACCCCCTACCAGCCACCAGCCTCTTCAGGAAATCTCTACTTAGAGCTGCTCTTCCGCTACAATCTTGGTATGCCACTCTACCTCTGGCTGGTGAGCCTCCTGGAGACGTTTGAGGAGAG gttttcttgttGCTTTGGGCGCCGTCGACTGTTGCTTAGCTCTACGCACCGAAAACCTGGAGCTGCTGAGAAGTTCCTTGTCCCTATTCTGCAAGCTGTGGTGCCAGATAGAGAGGACGCAAGAGATATTTATAATGAAATCCTAGCAAAAATACACCAGTGTCCCCTGCAGAAG tgtTTGACCCTGAACCCCCCATGCCAGGCCCTCTCTCTGTCTGCAGTTTGCCGTGTGGCAGAAGAGAAGAGCTGGGAAGGCTTCAGTCCATCACAGCTGCTTTCCCCCTTGGAGGCACAGCACATGGGCACCCAGGAACTGAATCGCAGACTGGCCTGGTCCTACTGCACATTCTCAGCAGGAAGTTTCCAGCCCCGACTG ATACTACTGGGTGTGCTGAGAGCATCCTCCAGGAGCAgttccctccagctgctggacaAGAGCAGCACGCTTCCCTGCGTGATATCCCATAAGGATGGTAGCCCCTTTGCCCATACAGCTCTCATAG GATCACTTTTGCAGGTGGAAAACTACCAGCTTGTAGTGGAGAGATTCCTTCAGACTGATTTTCcctcctgggagcagctggcAAATCTGGAACatgtgagggagaaaaaaactaG TGTCTATGTGCAGTTCTACTTTGAGGATGTTCAGGTTCTCCATGCTACTGAAGGACAAATCCAGAAAGGCCTTAGGAATGGAAACGGCTCTTCTTTGAGGAAGAAGGATCATGGCAGCTTAACATCTGAGCTGGAAATCCCAGAGGCAAAAATGCTGAAATTGGAGGATCCCAAGTCAGATACTCACAGAGACGAGAACTGTCAGAAGGGCCAGAGCAGCACTAGAAGAACCAGCTGTGTATCTCGCCTATTCTTGGTTACCCAGAAAGAGGGTCTTACGTTACGCAATTACCAACTACCCAGAGAAGAAGATGGAGAAGGATGGGAGCTGCAGCGCAGTTTCCAAGCCACAGTGCTCTGGTTGGGCAGACCTCGGCTCTGGAGCCACTCCAGAGAAAGTGGAAATCTACCAGAGCTGGAAGAGACCAGCTGTGATGGAGAAGAGAGTGTGACGCAGCAGGAA gcACTACTGCTCTTCATGGGGAAGTCTCTACGATGGTTTCCCCTTCTGCACCTGAATGGGCTGTATCGCTTCATTGTGCCCCACTGCTCG AACTTGGAAGTGTTTGACAAGCTTTGTTCTCCACCCGTGCCAGCAAAGTTCCTGAGGACGTCATCCTGCCCCCTGTGCCTGCCTGTCCAAGATACCTGGCACTTACAGCATGAGACATGGATCTCCTGTTTGACTGAGCACCAG CTGGCAGCCAGGTTGGTGCTGAGAGGCATGGACCAAAGAATTTACTCCATTCCAGAAGTACTTAGCAACAG TTTCACAGGTTcccttgtttctttctctggtgAGATAGTGGAGAGGACCTTGTGTGCCTCTCCCAGGAATGAGAAGCCATCTGTGACTCTCGGCCTTCAAAAGCAGAAAG GAAGTCCGCTAGCCAGCGATCACAGCGTGAAGCTCAGCATCTCAGTTGCTCCAGGCTCCCCTGTTGTGGTCGACGTTTACATTGCTGCCACCTATCTGCAGCGTCTCTGGGGTTTGCTACCTGGAGCCAGGATCTTCTTCCAGAACTTGGAACGCAAAATCTCCAG ATTCCATAACGTTTATTGCACCTACATTGCCTCCAGCTGTGTAAGCATCGTATCTCTGCCAGCTTCTCACCTACCTTTTCCTTCAAG TCCTGCAGGAGAAGCCTCATCCCGCTCACTAGTGTTTCTATCCAACTTGCAACCTCACCTGCAACACCTGCCCCAGGCGCGGATTTTATGCCACGTGTCCTGTGTACTGACTCTATCCCTGCAATGGGTTTGCTCActttgcagcagcatcttcaaaGAG GGGAGGTGCACCCGACACAGTCCACCATGTCCGTCACATACAGGAGTGAGGCAAGCCAGTGCACG GGTGCTGGTGGAGGATGGAACGGGTGAAGCTTTGGTGCTGTGCAGGAACCAGCACGTGGCAGCAATGCTGGGCCTGAGCCTTCTCGAGTGGGAAGCTCTGCAGAACTGtgtgcagagcagaggcagagtgTCCATTCAGGATGGGGAAGCTACTGGCACGGGG TGTGTAGAGGAACCTGAGGATCTCGTTGCTTGCTACCTAAGGAGCCTGTGCAGGAGTCCTCTCATCTGTCGCCCTATCCTGCTGGATTTCAGCCTAGACAGGAAGCCCTCCAAGATCCTGCAGCCTG CTCCACTGCAGCTGAGAAATTTTCGGTGCGGTGAAGTGGAGTTTGTGTCGCAagtgggacctcagctgagacTGCTGTGCCTGAATGTGGAAGAAGTGGAACAAGAAGCCTTAAGCTATCTGAACAGTGAGAGGATTAGGAGGACATCTAATCACTGCCAAGTGGGAGCCACTGCTTGA
- the CTC1 gene encoding CST complex subunit CTC1 isoform X3 encodes MAEPSAAEQRWLQAARDFARRALPAREGPGGPEPPPLDSVLRCLRSVGGGDLPLGYSFISISDLQHQQCVPCCSHLTWSTNEFKEWAHQGQGALPTQSTLPRTYLILVGYLTDGRQEDKEKLVDGCLYVKDNTGIIPCELLHFELEWLESLFVFPSWSYIPQTDQSAAGYVEILVDPVLVNLPKEVPDSIPVTYPALAEPLLTSRVPCKKRSKLTVAGELARLGPLLCIHHKTSFFLFLKCFTSAVWVPVLVQKPNQLVWHHILQLGHRYTITDLSKSSLKKSGQRIFVTGVSSCLLPYRAEQVREQPLDSAWQEESSQSYSLETAEQLSDSLELGVEEERPGSTKESKIISYVGTVTKILNVQAGLFLLDNKVCLCLAYQQLLNSARGLRPGACVELIDVHLLQKPLVSFPFIVLGACLSSTVVLKSFSRLSTPYQPPASSGNLYLELLFRYNLGMPLYLWLVSLLETFEERFSCCFGRRRLLLSSTHRKPGAAEKFLVPILQAVVPDREDARDIYNEILAKIHQCPLQKCLTLNPPCQALSLSAVCRVAEEKSWEGFSPSQLLSPLEAQHMGTQELNRRLAWSYCTFSAGSFQPRLILLGVLRASSRSSSLQLLDKSSTLPCVISHKDGSPFAHTALIGSLLQVENYQLVVERFLQTDFPSWEQLANLEHVREKKTSVYVQFYFEDVQVLHATEGQIQKGLRNGNGSSLRKKDHGSLTSELEIPEAKMLKLEDPKSDTHRDENCQKGQSSTRRTSCVSRLFLVTQKEGLTLRNYQLPREEDGEGWELQRSFQATVLWLGRPRLWSHSRESGNLPELEETSCDGEESVTQQEALLLFMGKSLRWFPLLHLNGLYRFIVPHCSNLEVFDKLCSPPVPAKFLRTSSCPLCLPVQDTWHLQHETWISCLTEHQLAARLVLRGMDQRIYSIPEVLSNSFTGSLVSFSGEIVERTLCASPRNEKPSVTLGLQKQKGSPLASDHSVKLSISVAPGSPVVVDVYIAATYLQRLWGLLPGARIFFQNLERKISRFHNVYCTYIASSCVSIVSLPASHLPFPSSPAGEASSRSLVFLSNLQPHLQHLPQARILCHVSCVLTLSLQWVCSLCSSIFKEGAGGGWNG; translated from the exons ATGGCGGAGCCCAGCGCGGCG GAGCAGCGCTGGCTGCAGGCGGCTCGGGACTTCGCCCGCCGAGCCCTCCCTGCCCGCGAGGGGCCTGGcgggccggagccgccgccgctggACTCGGTGCTGCGGTGCCTGCGGAGCGTGGGTGGCGGGGACCTGCCGCTCGGCTACAG tttcatcTCCATCTCTGACCTACAGCATCAGCAGTGCGTGCCATGCTGCAGCCACTTGACCTGGAGCACTAATGAATTTAAAGAATGGGCTCATCAAGGACAAGGTGCTTTACCCACACAGAGCACTTTGCCAAGGACTTACCTGATCTTGGTTGGCTATTTAACCGATGGTAGGCAAGAGGACAAAGAAAAGTTGGTAGATGGTTGCCTATATGTGAAAGACAATACTGGGATAATTCCATGTGAG CTCCTGCATTTTGAACTTGAGTGGCTGGAATCACTGTTCGTCTTCCCAAGCTGGTCATATATACCACAGACAGACCAGAGCGCAGCAGGGTACGTGGAAATCCTGGTGGATCCAGTGCTGGTAAATCTCCCAAAGGAAGTACCTGACAGCATTCCAGTCACCTACCCAGCATTAGCCGAGCCACTGCTTACCTCCAG GGTTCCATGTAAGAAAAGATCAAAGCTCACTGTGGCAGGTGAATTGGCCAGACTGGGGCCCCTCCTTTGTATTCATCACAAGACATccttctttctgtttctgaagtgctTCACCTCAGCTGTTTGGGTCCCTGTGCTGGTGCAG AAGCCCAACCAGCTGGTGTGGCATCATATCCTTCAGTTGGGTCACAGGTACACAATAACGGACTTGAGTAAGTCCAGCCTGAAGAAATCTGGACAAAGGATCTTTGTCACTGGTGTTTCTTCCTGCCTTCTGCCCTATCGTGCAGAGCAGGTGAGGGAGCAGCCACTGGACAGTGCTTGGCAAGAAGAATCCTCTCAGTCTTACTCCCTTGAGACTGCTGAGCAGCTTAGTGATTCCTTGGAGCTGGGAGTTGAAGAGGAGAGGCCAGGATCAACCAAAGAGTCCAAGATCATCTCATATGTG GGAACTGTCACCAAAATACTCAATGTCCAAGCTGGTCTCTTTTTACTGGATAACAAAGTCTGTTTGTGCCTTGCTTACCAGCAGTTGTTGAACTCTGCACGTGGACTCCGACCAGGAGCATGTGTGGAG CTCATCGATGTCCACCTCCTGCAGAAGCCGCTGGTATCCTTCCCTTTCATTGTACTTGGTGCTTGCCTGAGCAGCACTGTTGTGCTGAAGAGTTTTTCAAGGCTCAGCACCCCCTACCAGCCACCAGCCTCTTCAGGAAATCTCTACTTAGAGCTGCTCTTCCGCTACAATCTTGGTATGCCACTCTACCTCTGGCTGGTGAGCCTCCTGGAGACGTTTGAGGAGAG gttttcttgttGCTTTGGGCGCCGTCGACTGTTGCTTAGCTCTACGCACCGAAAACCTGGAGCTGCTGAGAAGTTCCTTGTCCCTATTCTGCAAGCTGTGGTGCCAGATAGAGAGGACGCAAGAGATATTTATAATGAAATCCTAGCAAAAATACACCAGTGTCCCCTGCAGAAG tgtTTGACCCTGAACCCCCCATGCCAGGCCCTCTCTCTGTCTGCAGTTTGCCGTGTGGCAGAAGAGAAGAGCTGGGAAGGCTTCAGTCCATCACAGCTGCTTTCCCCCTTGGAGGCACAGCACATGGGCACCCAGGAACTGAATCGCAGACTGGCCTGGTCCTACTGCACATTCTCAGCAGGAAGTTTCCAGCCCCGACTG ATACTACTGGGTGTGCTGAGAGCATCCTCCAGGAGCAgttccctccagctgctggacaAGAGCAGCACGCTTCCCTGCGTGATATCCCATAAGGATGGTAGCCCCTTTGCCCATACAGCTCTCATAG GATCACTTTTGCAGGTGGAAAACTACCAGCTTGTAGTGGAGAGATTCCTTCAGACTGATTTTCcctcctgggagcagctggcAAATCTGGAACatgtgagggagaaaaaaactaG TGTCTATGTGCAGTTCTACTTTGAGGATGTTCAGGTTCTCCATGCTACTGAAGGACAAATCCAGAAAGGCCTTAGGAATGGAAACGGCTCTTCTTTGAGGAAGAAGGATCATGGCAGCTTAACATCTGAGCTGGAAATCCCAGAGGCAAAAATGCTGAAATTGGAGGATCCCAAGTCAGATACTCACAGAGACGAGAACTGTCAGAAGGGCCAGAGCAGCACTAGAAGAACCAGCTGTGTATCTCGCCTATTCTTGGTTACCCAGAAAGAGGGTCTTACGTTACGCAATTACCAACTACCCAGAGAAGAAGATGGAGAAGGATGGGAGCTGCAGCGCAGTTTCCAAGCCACAGTGCTCTGGTTGGGCAGACCTCGGCTCTGGAGCCACTCCAGAGAAAGTGGAAATCTACCAGAGCTGGAAGAGACCAGCTGTGATGGAGAAGAGAGTGTGACGCAGCAGGAA gcACTACTGCTCTTCATGGGGAAGTCTCTACGATGGTTTCCCCTTCTGCACCTGAATGGGCTGTATCGCTTCATTGTGCCCCACTGCTCG AACTTGGAAGTGTTTGACAAGCTTTGTTCTCCACCCGTGCCAGCAAAGTTCCTGAGGACGTCATCCTGCCCCCTGTGCCTGCCTGTCCAAGATACCTGGCACTTACAGCATGAGACATGGATCTCCTGTTTGACTGAGCACCAG CTGGCAGCCAGGTTGGTGCTGAGAGGCATGGACCAAAGAATTTACTCCATTCCAGAAGTACTTAGCAACAG TTTCACAGGTTcccttgtttctttctctggtgAGATAGTGGAGAGGACCTTGTGTGCCTCTCCCAGGAATGAGAAGCCATCTGTGACTCTCGGCCTTCAAAAGCAGAAAG GAAGTCCGCTAGCCAGCGATCACAGCGTGAAGCTCAGCATCTCAGTTGCTCCAGGCTCCCCTGTTGTGGTCGACGTTTACATTGCTGCCACCTATCTGCAGCGTCTCTGGGGTTTGCTACCTGGAGCCAGGATCTTCTTCCAGAACTTGGAACGCAAAATCTCCAG ATTCCATAACGTTTATTGCACCTACATTGCCTCCAGCTGTGTAAGCATCGTATCTCTGCCAGCTTCTCACCTACCTTTTCCTTCAAG TCCTGCAGGAGAAGCCTCATCCCGCTCACTAGTGTTTCTATCCAACTTGCAACCTCACCTGCAACACCTGCCCCAGGCGCGGATTTTATGCCACGTGTCCTGTGTACTGACTCTATCCCTGCAATGGGTTTGCTCActttgcagcagcatcttcaaaGAG GGTGCTGGTGGAGGATGGAACGGGTGA
- the CTC1 gene encoding CST complex subunit CTC1 isoform X1, whose product MAEPSAAEQRWLQAARDFARRALPAREGPGGPEPPPLDSVLRCLRSVGGGDLPLGYSFISISDLQHQQCVPCCSHLTWSTNEFKEWAHQGQGALPTQSTLPRTYLILVGYLTDGRQEDKEKLVDGCLYVKDNTGIIPCELLHFELEWLESLFVFPSWSYIPQTDQSAAGYVEILVDPVLVNLPKEVPDSIPVTYPALAEPLLTSRVPCKKRSKLTVAGELARLGPLLCIHHKTSFFLFLKCFTSAVWVPVLVQKPNQLVWHHILQLGHRYTITDLSKSSLKKSGQRIFVTGVSSCLLPYRAEQVREQPLDSAWQEESSQSYSLETAEQLSDSLELGVEEERPGSTKESKIISYVGTVTKILNVQAGLFLLDNKVCLCLAYQQLLNSARGLRPGACVELIDVHLLQKPLVSFPFIVLGACLSSTVVLKSFSRLSTPYQPPASSGNLYLELLFRYNLGMPLYLWLVSLLETFEERFSCCFGRRRLLLSSTHRKPGAAEKFLVPILQAVVPDREDARDIYNEILAKIHQCPLQKCLTLNPPCQALSLSAVCRVAEEKSWEGFSPSQLLSPLEAQHMGTQELNRRLAWSYCTFSAGSFQPRLILLGVLRASSRSSSLQLLDKSSTLPCVISHKDGSPFAHTALIGSLLQVENYQLVVERFLQTDFPSWEQLANLEHVREKKTSVYVQFYFEDVQVLHATEGQIQKGLRNGNGSSLRKKDHGSLTSELEIPEAKMLKLEDPKSDTHRDENCQKGQSSTRRTSCVSRLFLVTQKEGLTLRNYQLPREEDGEGWELQRSFQATVLWLGRPRLWSHSRESGNLPELEETSCDGEESVTQQEALLLFMGKSLRWFPLLHLNGLYRFIVPHCSNLEVFDKLCSPPVPAKFLRTSSCPLCLPVQDTWHLQHETWISCLTEHQLAARLVLRGMDQRIYSIPEVLSNSFTGSLVSFSGEIVERTLCASPRNEKPSVTLGLQKQKGSPLASDHSVKLSISVAPGSPVVVDVYIAATYLQRLWGLLPGARIFFQNLERKISRFHNVYCTYIASSCVSIVSLPASHLPFPSSPAGEASSRSLVFLSNLQPHLQHLPQARILCHVSCVLTLSLQWVCSLCSSIFKEGRCTRHSPPCPSHTGVRQASARVLVEDGTGEALVLCRNQHVAAMLGLSLLEWEALQNCVQSRGRVSIQDGEATGTGCVEEPEDLVACYLRSLCRSPLICRPILLDFSLDRKPSKILQPAPLQLRNFRCGEVEFVSQVGPQLRLLCLNVEEVEQEALSYLNSERIRRTSNHCQVGATA is encoded by the exons ATGGCGGAGCCCAGCGCGGCG GAGCAGCGCTGGCTGCAGGCGGCTCGGGACTTCGCCCGCCGAGCCCTCCCTGCCCGCGAGGGGCCTGGcgggccggagccgccgccgctggACTCGGTGCTGCGGTGCCTGCGGAGCGTGGGTGGCGGGGACCTGCCGCTCGGCTACAG tttcatcTCCATCTCTGACCTACAGCATCAGCAGTGCGTGCCATGCTGCAGCCACTTGACCTGGAGCACTAATGAATTTAAAGAATGGGCTCATCAAGGACAAGGTGCTTTACCCACACAGAGCACTTTGCCAAGGACTTACCTGATCTTGGTTGGCTATTTAACCGATGGTAGGCAAGAGGACAAAGAAAAGTTGGTAGATGGTTGCCTATATGTGAAAGACAATACTGGGATAATTCCATGTGAG CTCCTGCATTTTGAACTTGAGTGGCTGGAATCACTGTTCGTCTTCCCAAGCTGGTCATATATACCACAGACAGACCAGAGCGCAGCAGGGTACGTGGAAATCCTGGTGGATCCAGTGCTGGTAAATCTCCCAAAGGAAGTACCTGACAGCATTCCAGTCACCTACCCAGCATTAGCCGAGCCACTGCTTACCTCCAG GGTTCCATGTAAGAAAAGATCAAAGCTCACTGTGGCAGGTGAATTGGCCAGACTGGGGCCCCTCCTTTGTATTCATCACAAGACATccttctttctgtttctgaagtgctTCACCTCAGCTGTTTGGGTCCCTGTGCTGGTGCAG AAGCCCAACCAGCTGGTGTGGCATCATATCCTTCAGTTGGGTCACAGGTACACAATAACGGACTTGAGTAAGTCCAGCCTGAAGAAATCTGGACAAAGGATCTTTGTCACTGGTGTTTCTTCCTGCCTTCTGCCCTATCGTGCAGAGCAGGTGAGGGAGCAGCCACTGGACAGTGCTTGGCAAGAAGAATCCTCTCAGTCTTACTCCCTTGAGACTGCTGAGCAGCTTAGTGATTCCTTGGAGCTGGGAGTTGAAGAGGAGAGGCCAGGATCAACCAAAGAGTCCAAGATCATCTCATATGTG GGAACTGTCACCAAAATACTCAATGTCCAAGCTGGTCTCTTTTTACTGGATAACAAAGTCTGTTTGTGCCTTGCTTACCAGCAGTTGTTGAACTCTGCACGTGGACTCCGACCAGGAGCATGTGTGGAG CTCATCGATGTCCACCTCCTGCAGAAGCCGCTGGTATCCTTCCCTTTCATTGTACTTGGTGCTTGCCTGAGCAGCACTGTTGTGCTGAAGAGTTTTTCAAGGCTCAGCACCCCCTACCAGCCACCAGCCTCTTCAGGAAATCTCTACTTAGAGCTGCTCTTCCGCTACAATCTTGGTATGCCACTCTACCTCTGGCTGGTGAGCCTCCTGGAGACGTTTGAGGAGAG gttttcttgttGCTTTGGGCGCCGTCGACTGTTGCTTAGCTCTACGCACCGAAAACCTGGAGCTGCTGAGAAGTTCCTTGTCCCTATTCTGCAAGCTGTGGTGCCAGATAGAGAGGACGCAAGAGATATTTATAATGAAATCCTAGCAAAAATACACCAGTGTCCCCTGCAGAAG tgtTTGACCCTGAACCCCCCATGCCAGGCCCTCTCTCTGTCTGCAGTTTGCCGTGTGGCAGAAGAGAAGAGCTGGGAAGGCTTCAGTCCATCACAGCTGCTTTCCCCCTTGGAGGCACAGCACATGGGCACCCAGGAACTGAATCGCAGACTGGCCTGGTCCTACTGCACATTCTCAGCAGGAAGTTTCCAGCCCCGACTG ATACTACTGGGTGTGCTGAGAGCATCCTCCAGGAGCAgttccctccagctgctggacaAGAGCAGCACGCTTCCCTGCGTGATATCCCATAAGGATGGTAGCCCCTTTGCCCATACAGCTCTCATAG GATCACTTTTGCAGGTGGAAAACTACCAGCTTGTAGTGGAGAGATTCCTTCAGACTGATTTTCcctcctgggagcagctggcAAATCTGGAACatgtgagggagaaaaaaactaG TGTCTATGTGCAGTTCTACTTTGAGGATGTTCAGGTTCTCCATGCTACTGAAGGACAAATCCAGAAAGGCCTTAGGAATGGAAACGGCTCTTCTTTGAGGAAGAAGGATCATGGCAGCTTAACATCTGAGCTGGAAATCCCAGAGGCAAAAATGCTGAAATTGGAGGATCCCAAGTCAGATACTCACAGAGACGAGAACTGTCAGAAGGGCCAGAGCAGCACTAGAAGAACCAGCTGTGTATCTCGCCTATTCTTGGTTACCCAGAAAGAGGGTCTTACGTTACGCAATTACCAACTACCCAGAGAAGAAGATGGAGAAGGATGGGAGCTGCAGCGCAGTTTCCAAGCCACAGTGCTCTGGTTGGGCAGACCTCGGCTCTGGAGCCACTCCAGAGAAAGTGGAAATCTACCAGAGCTGGAAGAGACCAGCTGTGATGGAGAAGAGAGTGTGACGCAGCAGGAA gcACTACTGCTCTTCATGGGGAAGTCTCTACGATGGTTTCCCCTTCTGCACCTGAATGGGCTGTATCGCTTCATTGTGCCCCACTGCTCG AACTTGGAAGTGTTTGACAAGCTTTGTTCTCCACCCGTGCCAGCAAAGTTCCTGAGGACGTCATCCTGCCCCCTGTGCCTGCCTGTCCAAGATACCTGGCACTTACAGCATGAGACATGGATCTCCTGTTTGACTGAGCACCAG CTGGCAGCCAGGTTGGTGCTGAGAGGCATGGACCAAAGAATTTACTCCATTCCAGAAGTACTTAGCAACAG TTTCACAGGTTcccttgtttctttctctggtgAGATAGTGGAGAGGACCTTGTGTGCCTCTCCCAGGAATGAGAAGCCATCTGTGACTCTCGGCCTTCAAAAGCAGAAAG GAAGTCCGCTAGCCAGCGATCACAGCGTGAAGCTCAGCATCTCAGTTGCTCCAGGCTCCCCTGTTGTGGTCGACGTTTACATTGCTGCCACCTATCTGCAGCGTCTCTGGGGTTTGCTACCTGGAGCCAGGATCTTCTTCCAGAACTTGGAACGCAAAATCTCCAG ATTCCATAACGTTTATTGCACCTACATTGCCTCCAGCTGTGTAAGCATCGTATCTCTGCCAGCTTCTCACCTACCTTTTCCTTCAAG TCCTGCAGGAGAAGCCTCATCCCGCTCACTAGTGTTTCTATCCAACTTGCAACCTCACCTGCAACACCTGCCCCAGGCGCGGATTTTATGCCACGTGTCCTGTGTACTGACTCTATCCCTGCAATGGGTTTGCTCActttgcagcagcatcttcaaaGAG GGGAGGTGCACCCGACACAGTCCACCATGTCCGTCACATACAGGAGTGAGGCAAGCCAGTGCACG GGTGCTGGTGGAGGATGGAACGGGTGAAGCTTTGGTGCTGTGCAGGAACCAGCACGTGGCAGCAATGCTGGGCCTGAGCCTTCTCGAGTGGGAAGCTCTGCAGAACTGtgtgcagagcagaggcagagtgTCCATTCAGGATGGGGAAGCTACTGGCACGGGG TGTGTAGAGGAACCTGAGGATCTCGTTGCTTGCTACCTAAGGAGCCTGTGCAGGAGTCCTCTCATCTGTCGCCCTATCCTGCTGGATTTCAGCCTAGACAGGAAGCCCTCCAAGATCCTGCAGCCTG CTCCACTGCAGCTGAGAAATTTTCGGTGCGGTGAAGTGGAGTTTGTGTCGCAagtgggacctcagctgagacTGCTGTGCCTGAATGTGGAAGAAGTGGAACAAGAAGCCTTAAGCTATCTGAACAGTGAGAGGATTAGGAGGACATCTAATCACTGCCAAGTGGGAGCCACTGCTTGA